Proteins found in one Anoplolepis gracilipes chromosome 7, ASM4749672v1, whole genome shotgun sequence genomic segment:
- the LOC140667999 gene encoding dicarboxylate carrier UCP2 isoform X2, with product MKQETGDFSLGWKLLTAGTAACIADLATFPLDTAKVRMQIAGEGQALLLASAEGSVFAVRAGQPGLFQTIGNIIRIEGARSLYGGLSAGLQRQMCFASIRLGLYDSVKSLYAGIFDGDRNGTSMNIGVRVAAGITTGALAVLVAQPTDVVKVRLQAGNNGRSSARYSSTLQAYKNIANVEGARGLWKGTMPNVSRNAIVNVAEIVCYDIIKDLILASGYLRDGIPCHLTAATAAGLCTTLAASPVDVVKTRYMNSSAGEYKGAIDCAVKTFIQEGPSAFYKGFVPSFSRLVSWNIVLWVTYEQMKLQMKKWHGIE from the exons ATGAAGCAAGAAACGGGAGATTTTTCACTTGGCTGGAAGTTGCTTACTGCAGGCACGGCAGCCTGCATCGCCGATTTAGCTACCTTTCCGTTGGACACCGCCAAAGTCAGAATGCAG ATTGCGGGGGAAGGACAAGCCCTGTTGCTGGCATCGGCGGAAGGTTCAGTTTTTGCAGTAAGAGCGGGTCAGCCGGGATTGTTCCAGACGATCGGGAACATCATTAGAATCGAGGGCGCAAG GAGCCTGTACGGAGGCCTGTCCGCGGGACTCCAGAGACAGATGTGTTTCGCCAGCATACGATTGGGCCTCTACGACAGCGTGAAGTCACTCTACGCTGGAATCTTCGACG GTGATAGGAATGGTACATCCATGAACATTGGCGTGCGGGTCGCCGCGGGAATCACGACGGGCGCTTTGGCGGTGCTGGTCGCTCAGCCGACCGACGTCGTCAAGGTCCGCTTGCAAGCTGGAAATAATGGGCGATCGTCAGCGAGGTATAGCTCCACTCTGCAAGCTTACAAAAATATCGCTAACGTGGAGGGCGCGAGAGGCCTTTGGAAAG GAACTATGCCGAACGTCTCACGCAACGCTATCGTAAACGTGGCGGAAATAGTCTGTTACGATATCATCAAGGATCTCATTCTGGCCAGCGGCTATCTCCGCGACGGGATACCGTGTCACTTGACGGCCGCGACTGCCGCGGGTCTCTGCACCACCCTGGCGGCGAGTCCTGTGGACGTGGTGAAGACGCGTTACATGAATAGCTCCGCTGGCGAGTACAAGGGCGCGATAGACTGCGCCGTCAAGACCTTCATCCAAGAGGGCCCGTCCGCATTTTACAAGGGTTTTGTGCCGAGTTTCTCGCGCCTGGTATCCTGGAATATCGTACTCTGGGTGACGTACGAGCAAATGAAATTGCAGATGAAGAAGTGGCATGGCATCGAGTAA
- the LOC140667999 gene encoding dicarboxylate carrier UCP2 isoform X1, with protein MKQETGDFSLGWKLLTAGTAACIADLATFPLDTAKVRMQIAGEGQALLLASAEGSVFAVRAGQPGLFQTIGNIIRIEGARSLYGGLSAGLQRQMCFASIRLGLYDSVKSLYAGIFDVGDRNGTSMNIGVRVAAGITTGALAVLVAQPTDVVKVRLQAGNNGRSSARYSSTLQAYKNIANVEGARGLWKGTMPNVSRNAIVNVAEIVCYDIIKDLILASGYLRDGIPCHLTAATAAGLCTTLAASPVDVVKTRYMNSSAGEYKGAIDCAVKTFIQEGPSAFYKGFVPSFSRLVSWNIVLWVTYEQMKLQMKKWHGIE; from the exons ATGAAGCAAGAAACGGGAGATTTTTCACTTGGCTGGAAGTTGCTTACTGCAGGCACGGCAGCCTGCATCGCCGATTTAGCTACCTTTCCGTTGGACACCGCCAAAGTCAGAATGCAG ATTGCGGGGGAAGGACAAGCCCTGTTGCTGGCATCGGCGGAAGGTTCAGTTTTTGCAGTAAGAGCGGGTCAGCCGGGATTGTTCCAGACGATCGGGAACATCATTAGAATCGAGGGCGCAAG GAGCCTGTACGGAGGCCTGTCCGCGGGACTCCAGAGACAGATGTGTTTCGCCAGCATACGATTGGGCCTCTACGACAGCGTGAAGTCACTCTACGCTGGAATCTTCGACG tagGTGATAGGAATGGTACATCCATGAACATTGGCGTGCGGGTCGCCGCGGGAATCACGACGGGCGCTTTGGCGGTGCTGGTCGCTCAGCCGACCGACGTCGTCAAGGTCCGCTTGCAAGCTGGAAATAATGGGCGATCGTCAGCGAGGTATAGCTCCACTCTGCAAGCTTACAAAAATATCGCTAACGTGGAGGGCGCGAGAGGCCTTTGGAAAG GAACTATGCCGAACGTCTCACGCAACGCTATCGTAAACGTGGCGGAAATAGTCTGTTACGATATCATCAAGGATCTCATTCTGGCCAGCGGCTATCTCCGCGACGGGATACCGTGTCACTTGACGGCCGCGACTGCCGCGGGTCTCTGCACCACCCTGGCGGCGAGTCCTGTGGACGTGGTGAAGACGCGTTACATGAATAGCTCCGCTGGCGAGTACAAGGGCGCGATAGACTGCGCCGTCAAGACCTTCATCCAAGAGGGCCCGTCCGCATTTTACAAGGGTTTTGTGCCGAGTTTCTCGCGCCTGGTATCCTGGAATATCGTACTCTGGGTGACGTACGAGCAAATGAAATTGCAGATGAAGAAGTGGCATGGCATCGAGTAA